A stretch of Cyanobacterium sp. HL-69 DNA encodes these proteins:
- a CDS encoding Pleiotropic regulatory protein, producing the protein MKIPILDLKLQYQQLKSEIDGAIALVLESTQFVLGPEVQKLEQEIASFLGVNHAIGVNSGTDALIIALRALNIGDGDEVITTPFSFYATAESISLVGAKPIFAQIEEDSFNINPLSIKEKITPKTKAIMPVHLYGQPAKMVQIKEIAQEYGLKIIEDCAQAFGAKYYGDCLGCEQKCSDTQRNSMEGKYVGGIGDVGAFSFYPSKNLGAYGDGGMITTNDDKVAELARMLRVHGAKKNYHNEMLGYNSRLDSIQATILRVKLRYIEKWNQARQNIARQYNQLLGNNDFIIVPQFSDGHVFHQYTIRVKNGKRDELKEYLADKGIGSMIYYPIPQDQLPVYEGQYIPHPLTTQLASEVLSLPIYPELPQGDIEAVADAIIQWTKNISD; encoded by the coding sequence ATGAAAATTCCTATTCTTGATTTAAAACTGCAATATCAACAATTAAAATCTGAGATTGATGGTGCGATCGCCCTTGTGCTAGAATCAACCCAATTTGTATTAGGGCCAGAAGTTCAAAAATTAGAACAAGAAATTGCTAGTTTTTTGGGAGTTAACCATGCGATCGGGGTAAATTCTGGTACAGATGCACTAATTATTGCCCTAAGAGCCTTAAATATCGGGGATGGGGATGAGGTAATAACTACCCCTTTTTCATTTTATGCCACCGCAGAATCTATCAGCTTGGTAGGGGCAAAACCTATCTTTGCCCAGATAGAAGAAGATAGTTTTAACATTAATCCCCTGAGTATCAAAGAAAAAATTACCCCGAAAACTAAAGCCATTATGCCCGTGCATCTTTATGGGCAACCTGCCAAAATGGTGCAAATAAAAGAAATTGCCCAAGAATATGGATTAAAAATCATTGAAGACTGTGCCCAAGCCTTTGGGGCAAAATACTATGGAGACTGTCTAGGATGTGAGCAAAAATGCAGTGATACTCAACGTAATAGTATGGAAGGTAAATATGTAGGCGGTATTGGTGATGTGGGGGCTTTTTCCTTTTATCCCTCCAAAAACCTCGGTGCCTATGGAGATGGAGGGATGATTACCACCAATGATGATAAAGTTGCCGAATTAGCCAGAATGTTGCGGGTACATGGAGCGAAAAAGAATTATCATAACGAGATGTTGGGATACAATTCCCGTCTTGATAGTATTCAGGCAACTATTCTACGAGTAAAACTAAGATATATTGAAAAATGGAATCAAGCAAGGCAAAATATTGCCCGTCAATATAATCAACTGTTGGGGAATAATGACTTTATCATTGTACCTCAATTTTCAGATGGTCATGTATTCCATCAATACACTATCAGAGTTAAAAATGGCAAAAGAGACGAATTGAAAGAATATCTCGCTGACAAGGGCATCGGTAGCATGATTTATTATCCCATTCCCCAAGATCAATTACCAGTATATGAAGGTCAATATATTCCTCATCCTCTTACTACTCAATTAGCTTCCGAGGTGTTGAGTTTACCTATTTACCCCGAATTGCCTCAAGGTGATATTGAAGCCGTAGCAGATGCTATTATTCAATGGACTAAAAATATTAGTGATTAA
- the gldF gene encoding ABC2-type transport system permease component: protein MKIINNIIAIFQKELQSYFNSPLALTIASVFWLISGVFFLFILFSEEGIIQNVALQEQLGNTTPRDVPYEFIQVFFGIMGSITIFLLPMLSMGLYSEERKRGTIELLATSPVFNWVVALGKLLGVVVFYITMIVPILLYEAIAFSTSNPPIPPQVPLLAHLGLILLASAILSLGMFISSLTDSTIFSAIITFILVVFISILDALTNNLQGALGQFINQLSVLKSYEEFVQGIFSTSSFIIFLSYIILGLFLTAQSIETLRFTRK, encoded by the coding sequence ATGAAAATTATTAATAATATAATCGCTATTTTTCAAAAGGAATTACAAAGCTATTTTAACTCTCCTTTAGCCCTAACCATTGCGAGTGTTTTTTGGTTAATTTCAGGAGTATTTTTTCTTTTTATTCTATTTAGTGAAGAGGGTATAATTCAAAACGTAGCACTACAAGAGCAGTTAGGTAATACGACTCCGAGGGATGTACCCTATGAGTTTATACAAGTGTTTTTTGGTATTATGGGTTCTATTACCATTTTCCTTTTACCGATGTTATCTATGGGTTTATATTCGGAGGAAAGAAAAAGGGGAACTATTGAACTTTTAGCCACTTCTCCTGTTTTTAATTGGGTGGTTGCCCTCGGTAAACTATTGGGGGTAGTGGTGTTTTATATTACTATGATTGTACCAATTTTGTTATATGAGGCGATCGCATTTAGCACTTCTAATCCTCCCATTCCTCCCCAAGTGCCTCTTTTAGCCCACCTTGGCTTAATTCTCCTTGCCAGTGCCATTTTATCTTTGGGAATGTTTATTTCTTCCCTGACTGATAGCACAATTTTTTCAGCAATTATTACTTTTATCTTAGTCGTTTTTATCTCGATTTTAGATGCTTTAACTAACAATTTACAAGGGGCTTTAGGTCAATTTATTAATCAATTATCAGTGCTAAAAAGTTATGAAGAGTTTGTCCAAGGAATATTTAGCACTTCTAGTTTTATTATCTTTTTAAGTTACATTATACTAGGTCTATTTTTAACGGCTCAATCCATTGAAACTTTGCGTTTTACGAGAAAATAA
- a CDS encoding CsgG family porin, producing the protein MTIIKKKYPKIVPIAIASSLITISLSSLNISPYQALAQSQSSQTLLAQNNQERLTIAVMDFDYSSLSNARNLNLIDGAARGVSDVVAGELVDTRKYRVIERSRLNDVLNEQGLTDSGLVDPGTAAQIGRLLGAELIMVGSITQFDLQERGTGFGLFGFSLGNQTKKALVTLNTRVINSTTGEIVMSAEGQAEVSQVDGDVRIRGMDLGTSTNNDGTLLTVATRDAIREVIQQMDSRQTELSAVGRVSPDVSGVVADVAGNSVIINRGSNHGYRNGLRLSIERVSREVTDPETGEVIRRITDQVGVIELQDVDSTSSQGRIVSGSSFRVGDIASPM; encoded by the coding sequence ATGACTATCATCAAAAAGAAGTATCCTAAAATAGTTCCCATTGCGATCGCCTCTAGTCTTATCACCATCTCCCTCTCAAGCCTCAACATCAGCCCATACCAAGCCCTAGCCCAGAGTCAATCATCCCAAACCCTCCTTGCTCAAAACAACCAAGAAAGACTTACCATCGCCGTCATGGACTTCGACTACAGTAGTCTTAGCAACGCAAGAAACCTTAACTTAATCGATGGTGCAGCCAGAGGAGTAAGCGATGTGGTAGCGGGAGAATTAGTTGATACCAGAAAATATCGAGTCATCGAACGTAGTCGCCTTAATGATGTTCTTAACGAGCAGGGTTTAACCGACAGTGGTTTAGTAGATCCAGGCACCGCCGCTCAAATAGGGCGTTTACTCGGCGCAGAATTGATCATGGTTGGCTCTATCACTCAATTTGATTTACAAGAAAGAGGCACTGGTTTTGGACTATTTGGTTTTAGCCTTGGTAATCAGACCAAAAAAGCCCTCGTCACCCTCAATACCCGTGTTATTAATAGCACCACAGGGGAAATTGTCATGAGTGCAGAAGGACAAGCAGAAGTTTCTCAGGTAGATGGAGACGTAAGAATTCGGGGAATGGACTTAGGTACATCCACTAACAATGACGGTACATTACTCACTGTTGCTACCCGTGACGCTATCCGAGAAGTCATTCAGCAAATGGACTCAAGACAGACTGAATTATCTGCCGTGGGCAGAGTTTCCCCCGATGTGTCTGGGGTAGTGGCAGATGTGGCTGGAAATAGTGTAATCATCAATCGTGGTAGTAATCACGGTTATCGTAATGGTTTGAGACTATCTATCGAAAGAGTATCCAGAGAAGTTACAGATCCTGAAACAGGGGAAGTTATCCGCCGAATCACTGACCAAGTGGGAGTTATTGAGCTTCAGGACGTGGATTCTACATCTAGTCAAGGACGTATCGTTTCTGGTTCTAGTTTTCGAGTTGGTGACATTGCTTCCCCCATGTAA
- the ftsH-3 gene encoding cell division protease FtsH produces MKTPWRTILLWAIPFLVVGFFLWQGSFAPNNMSNAGNNTASTRMTYGRFLEYIDKGRVSSVDLYEGGRTAIVEAIDPELRQVQRLRVDLPGSSPELISKLRESGISFDSHPVRNEGAVWGILGNLVFPVLLIASLFFLFRRSSNMPGGPGQAMSFGKSKARFQMDAKTGVKFDDVAGIDEAKEELQEVVTFLKQPEKFTAVGARIPKGVLLVGPPGTGKTLLAKAIAGEAGVPFFSISGSEFVEMFVGVGASRVRDLFKKAKENAPCLIFIDEIDAVGRQRGAGIGGGNDEREQTLNQLLTEMDGFEGNTGIIVIAATNRADVLDSALMRPGRFDRQVMVDPPDFKGRLGVLDVHARNKKLAPEVSIEAIARRTPGFSGADLANLLNEAAILTARRRKTEISMSEIDAAVDRVIAGMEGTPLVDSKSKRLIAYHEVGHAIVGTLLKDHDPVQKVTLIPRGQAQGLTWFTPNEEQGLTTKSQLMARIAGAMGGRAAEEEIFGDDEVTTGAGGDLQQVTGMARQMVTRFGMSDMGPLSLEGQGGEVFLGGGFMNRAEYSEESASRIDDQIRTIAEHGHQLARQIVRDNREVIDRLVDLLIERETIDGEEFRQIVAEYTEVPEKEQFIPQL; encoded by the coding sequence ATGAAAACACCTTGGCGAACTATACTATTGTGGGCCATTCCATTTTTGGTAGTGGGATTTTTCTTGTGGCAAGGCAGTTTTGCTCCCAACAACATGAGCAATGCTGGTAATAATACCGCAAGTACCCGCATGACCTATGGTAGATTTTTAGAATACATTGACAAAGGTAGAGTTAGCAGTGTTGATTTATATGAAGGTGGACGCACTGCTATCGTTGAAGCCATTGACCCTGAATTACGTCAGGTACAAAGATTAAGGGTTGATTTACCCGGTTCTTCTCCTGAGTTGATTAGTAAATTAAGAGAGTCTGGTATCAGTTTTGATTCTCACCCTGTGCGCAATGAAGGGGCAGTTTGGGGTATTTTGGGTAATTTAGTATTCCCTGTATTATTGATTGCTTCTTTGTTCTTTTTGTTCCGTCGTTCTAGCAATATGCCAGGGGGCCCTGGTCAGGCGATGAGTTTTGGTAAGTCTAAGGCTCGTTTCCAGATGGATGCTAAAACTGGAGTAAAATTTGATGATGTGGCTGGTATCGATGAGGCAAAAGAGGAGTTACAAGAAGTTGTTACTTTCCTTAAGCAGCCTGAAAAATTCACCGCTGTTGGCGCTCGTATTCCTAAAGGGGTTCTACTGGTAGGACCTCCCGGAACTGGTAAAACCTTGTTAGCAAAGGCGATCGCCGGGGAAGCTGGTGTTCCTTTCTTCAGCATTTCTGGTTCCGAATTTGTGGAAATGTTTGTGGGTGTGGGTGCCTCCCGTGTCCGTGACTTGTTCAAAAAAGCAAAGGAAAACGCTCCTTGTCTTATCTTCATTGATGAGATTGATGCCGTAGGTCGTCAGCGTGGTGCTGGTATCGGTGGCGGTAACGATGAAAGGGAACAAACCTTAAACCAACTCTTAACGGAAATGGACGGTTTTGAAGGTAATACTGGTATCATCGTCATTGCGGCTACCAACAGAGCCGATGTACTTGATTCTGCGTTGATGCGTCCTGGTCGTTTTGACCGTCAGGTAATGGTTGATCCCCCTGATTTCAAGGGTCGTTTGGGGGTATTAGATGTCCATGCCCGTAACAAAAAATTAGCTCCTGAGGTGTCTATCGAGGCGATCGCCCGTCGTACTCCTGGCTTTAGTGGTGCTGACTTAGCAAACCTTCTCAATGAAGCGGCTATCCTTACCGCCCGTCGTCGCAAAACTGAAATTTCCATGAGTGAAATTGATGCGGCAGTGGATCGTGTTATCGCAGGGATGGAAGGTACTCCCCTTGTGGATAGTAAGAGTAAGCGTTTGATTGCTTACCATGAAGTAGGTCATGCCATCGTCGGTACTCTCTTAAAAGATCATGATCCTGTGCAAAAAGTAACCCTTATCCCCCGTGGACAAGCCCAAGGTTTAACTTGGTTTACCCCCAATGAGGAGCAAGGTTTAACCACTAAATCCCAGCTTATGGCAAGAATTGCTGGTGCTATGGGTGGACGTGCAGCTGAAGAGGAAATCTTTGGTGATGACGAAGTAACCACTGGCGCAGGGGGTGACTTACAACAAGTCACTGGTATGGCAAGACAGATGGTAACTCGTTTTGGGATGAGTGACATGGGGCCTTTATCCCTCGAAGGACAGGGCGGAGAAGTGTTTCTTGGTGGTGGTTTTATGAACCGTGCTGAGTATTCCGAAGAGAGTGCTTCCCGCATTGATGATCAAATTCGCACCATTGCCGAACATGGTCATCAATTAGCCCGTCAAATTGTCAGAGATAACCGTGAAGTAATTGACCGTCTAGTGGATCTTTTAATTGAGAGAGAAACCATTGATGGTGAAGAATTCCGTCAGATTGTCGCTGAATACACTGAAGTTCCTGAAAAAGAACAGTTTATTCCTCAACTATAA
- a CDS encoding Exonuclease sbcC — protein MTRKKTRTGTGLGSSKSKVNITLSPEANETLVALAKETGLTKSKLFDQILVGGFVINSHSADTKVVLHDEGEQKFLVTEVDDNDKDSESDSGSLNNNAIEEEIKNHQAKIAELEQEINKQKDLVADKSKTNQDLETKLQAQQDKVGSIQKELEDKNNQIKNLEDNFKKVTQDSEKSDNSDQLKNLNQELNSAYNSIKNLENKQSELSSLVEEKEKYIRELTDKFFTLKEEVKNSDNNEQLSAIIDQLKKEIADYRQQVAHKEQEKVALSQSYATKQNSIIQGLTKENTQLKQENASLNKRIADLEPRANIGDRFLNKWR, from the coding sequence ATGACCAGAAAAAAGACTAGAACTGGAACTGGTTTAGGAAGTTCTAAATCTAAAGTTAACATCACCCTTAGCCCAGAAGCGAACGAAACTTTGGTTGCTCTTGCAAAAGAGACTGGTTTAACTAAGTCTAAATTATTTGATCAAATTTTAGTGGGTGGATTTGTGATCAATAGTCACAGTGCAGATACTAAGGTTGTTTTGCATGATGAAGGGGAGCAAAAGTTTTTGGTCACTGAAGTTGATGATAATGATAAAGACAGTGAGTCTGATTCTGGTTCTTTAAATAATAATGCCATCGAAGAAGAAATAAAAAACCACCAAGCAAAAATTGCTGAGTTAGAACAAGAAATTAATAAACAAAAAGATTTGGTGGCGGATAAATCTAAAACTAATCAAGATTTGGAAACCAAGTTACAGGCACAACAAGATAAGGTTGGCTCCATTCAAAAAGAGTTAGAAGATAAAAATAATCAGATCAAAAACTTAGAAGATAATTTTAAAAAAGTCACTCAGGATTCAGAAAAAAGTGATAACTCTGATCAACTTAAAAATCTTAATCAAGAATTAAACTCCGCCTATAATTCTATTAAAAATTTAGAAAATAAACAATCTGAATTAAGCTCTTTAGTTGAAGAAAAAGAAAAGTATATTAGAGAATTAACAGACAAATTTTTTACCCTAAAAGAAGAAGTTAAAAATAGTGATAATAATGAACAATTGAGTGCTATTATTGACCAACTTAAAAAAGAAATAGCTGATTATCGTCAACAGGTTGCACACAAAGAGCAAGAGAAAGTTGCTTTGAGCCAAAGTTATGCTACTAAACAAAATAGTATTATCCAAGGTTTAACCAAGGAAAATACACAACTAAAGCAGGAAAATGCTAGTTTAAATAAACGTATTGCAGATCTAGAGCCTCGGGCGAATATTGGTGATAGATTCCTGAATAAGTGGCGTTAA
- a CDS encoding Muramidase (phage lambda lysozyme), with protein MTNLTDSRPNKIFMISKNILKTFILVLILLAVGRILIRDKEPQLKRAGQQIISNITQNYNIEPLEMEGGNPYIRALMRTISASEANSDRPYNIIYGGRHIDNLKQHPNKCIVIGNGPNRGRCSTAAGRYQFLNTTWAEKAELYHPRPSGFLRKNYSFEPIYQDEVLYSWLRDTNAWGGRDITKLLEQGQIDLVLELLSPTWTSLGYGIENNSITKSLPNIYKKMLEEELMNAGSSYYLY; from the coding sequence ATGACTAACCTGACTGATTCCCGACCAAATAAAATATTTATGATTAGTAAGAACATTCTGAAAACGTTTATCTTAGTACTTATTTTATTGGCAGTGGGAAGAATATTAATCAGGGATAAAGAGCCACAATTAAAAAGGGCTGGACAACAAATTATTTCCAATATTACTCAGAATTACAATATAGAACCCTTAGAAATGGAAGGGGGAAATCCTTATATTCGAGCTTTGATGCGTACCATCAGCGCTTCGGAGGCAAATTCTGATCGCCCTTACAATATCATTTATGGTGGTCGCCATATCGACAATTTAAAACAACATCCAAATAAATGTATTGTCATTGGTAACGGGCCAAACAGGGGTAGATGTTCCACCGCTGCGGGAAGATACCAGTTTTTGAATACCACTTGGGCAGAAAAAGCAGAACTTTACCATCCTCGCCCTTCTGGTTTCCTGCGCAAAAATTATAGTTTTGAGCCGATTTATCAAGATGAGGTGCTGTACAGTTGGCTAAGGGATACCAATGCATGGGGGGGCAGAGACATTACCAAATTATTAGAACAAGGACAAATTGACTTGGTATTAGAGTTACTTTCTCCCACTTGGACAAGTTTGGGTTATGGTATTGAGAATAACTCTATTACTAAAAGTTTGCCTAACATTTATAAAAAGATGTTGGAAGAAGAGCTAATGAATGCTGGTTCATCGTATTATTTATATTAA
- the mysC gene encoding ATP-grasp ligase forming mycosporine-glycine MysC, with product MFLTTFKSLGTLALLKLALPFNLTLVLIASIINIFSNPFKIKKKPNINSKTVLLTGGKMTKALQLARSFHSAGHRVILVETHKYWLSGHRFSVAVDKFFTMPNPVKDKEGYIDGLLDIVKRESVDIFIPVSSPVASYYDSVAKMVLSPYCEVLHFDVEMTLVLDDKANLCKKASSLGLTSPASYLITNVQEILDFDFSKNNHKYILKSIKYDSVYRLNMTQFPFEGMEEYVRSLPISEENPWVMQQFITGQEYCTHSTVRNGKIRLHCCSESSHFQVNYKHIDNQKIYEWVEEFVGKLNLTGQISFDFIQTDDGTVYPIECNPRTHSAISMFYNHPLVADAYLNDGDDAPITPLESSKPTFWTYHELWRLTEVRSPQDLSQWWQKVTKGQDGIFSWQDPLPFLMVHHWQIPLLLFGNLMKLKPWVKIDFNIGKLVESAGD from the coding sequence ATGTTTTTAACTACTTTTAAGAGTCTTGGTACCCTAGCTTTATTAAAACTAGCATTACCCTTTAATTTAACCCTAGTATTAATAGCTTCAATTATCAACATATTTTCTAATCCATTTAAAATAAAAAAAAAGCCTAATATTAACTCAAAAACTGTCCTTTTAACAGGTGGTAAAATGACTAAAGCTCTACAGTTGGCGAGGTCATTTCATAGTGCTGGACATAGGGTTATTCTGGTGGAAACTCATAAATATTGGTTATCGGGACATCGTTTTTCGGTGGCGGTAGATAAGTTTTTTACTATGCCCAATCCTGTGAAAGATAAGGAGGGTTATATTGATGGTTTATTGGACATTGTAAAACGGGAAAGTGTAGATATATTTATCCCTGTTTCTAGCCCTGTGGCGAGTTATTATGATTCGGTAGCAAAAATGGTATTGTCTCCCTATTGCGAGGTTTTACATTTTGATGTAGAAATGACTTTGGTATTGGATGATAAAGCAAATTTATGTAAAAAGGCTTCTTCTTTGGGCTTGACTTCCCCCGCTTCTTATCTTATTACTAATGTTCAAGAAATTCTTGATTTTGATTTTAGTAAAAATAACCATAAATATATTTTAAAAAGTATTAAATATGATTCGGTTTATCGTCTTAATATGACGCAGTTTCCTTTTGAGGGAATGGAGGAATATGTGCGCAGTTTGCCCATTAGTGAGGAAAATCCTTGGGTAATGCAACAGTTTATTACGGGGCAGGAGTATTGCACCCATAGCACAGTGCGCAATGGCAAAATTAGGCTTCATTGTTGCTCAGAGTCTTCCCATTTTCAGGTGAATTATAAACACATCGACAATCAAAAAATTTATGAGTGGGTGGAGGAGTTTGTGGGTAAGTTGAATTTGACTGGGCAAATTTCTTTTGATTTTATTCAAACCGATGATGGCACGGTTTACCCCATTGAATGCAATCCTCGCACCCATTCGGCGATTTCAATGTTTTATAATCATCCGTTGGTAGCCGATGCTTATTTAAATGATGGAGATGATGCCCCTATTACCCCGCTAGAAAGTAGTAAACCTACTTTTTGGACTTACCATGAATTATGGCGCTTAACGGAGGTGCGATCGCCCCAGGATTTATCTCAATGGTGGCAGAAAGTAACAAAAGGTCAAGATGGGATTTTTTCTTGGCAAGATCCTTTACCATTTTTAATGGTGCATCATTGGCAAATTCCCCTGTTACTATTTGGTAATTTAATGAAATTAAAACCATGGGTAAAAATTGACTTTAATATCGGTAAATTGGTAGAGTCCGCCGGAGATTAA
- the mysD gene encoding D-alanine-D-alanine ligase MysD, giving the protein MFTSEKPLKVLHIGGSLVSDFYDKLSLLYLKEVVQPPCVNPYYAVVHPDGLWQHGDSLTNLSASKPLSDFLQEFPPIDVVVPHLFCEPGMTTVRGFFEDMLGFPVVGSKSSCTALATNKAHTRDIVSANGVLVAKGQLLKQGDKVELKPPFIIKPNREDNSLGITLVKDETQIDEALKLGFQYDSQLLAEEFIPGREIRVAVIDKGNKLEVLPMFEYLVTETNPIRTTAEKLELKEDGMPQQQTPQPNVKAICPAHLTPELETKLSLAAIKAHGAIGCRDYSLYDFRVHQDTNEPYLLEAGLFWAFSNISMISKMLLAKGENLDSVIFDVWCNAVQRFKN; this is encoded by the coding sequence ATGTTTACATCAGAGAAACCCTTAAAAGTACTACATATCGGAGGCTCTTTAGTGTCCGATTTTTACGATAAACTTTCCTTACTTTACCTCAAAGAAGTAGTACAACCTCCCTGCGTAAACCCCTATTATGCAGTGGTACATCCCGATGGATTGTGGCAACATGGAGACTCATTAACCAACCTCAGCGCCTCGAAACCCCTATCTGATTTTCTCCAAGAATTCCCCCCCATAGATGTGGTCGTACCCCACTTATTTTGTGAACCTGGGATGACTACCGTAAGGGGCTTTTTTGAGGATATGTTGGGCTTCCCCGTGGTGGGTTCAAAATCTTCCTGCACTGCCCTTGCTACCAATAAAGCCCACACCAGAGACATTGTTTCGGCTAATGGGGTATTAGTGGCAAAGGGTCAACTTTTGAAACAAGGAGATAAGGTGGAGTTAAAACCACCTTTTATTATCAAACCCAATCGAGAGGATAATTCTCTAGGAATTACCCTTGTGAAAGATGAAACTCAAATCGATGAAGCCTTGAAATTAGGTTTTCAATATGATAGTCAACTTTTGGCAGAAGAGTTTATTCCTGGGCGAGAAATTCGGGTGGCAGTTATTGACAAGGGTAATAAATTAGAGGTTTTGCCCATGTTTGAATATTTAGTCACCGAAACTAATCCTATTCGCACTACCGCAGAAAAACTGGAACTTAAGGAGGATGGGATGCCCCAACAACAAACTCCTCAACCTAATGTAAAAGCTATTTGCCCAGCGCACCTTACCCCAGAATTGGAAACTAAGTTAAGTTTAGCAGCTATCAAAGCCCACGGTGCGATCGGTTGTAGAGATTATTCTCTATATGATTTTAGGGTACATCAAGATACTAATGAGCCTTATTTGTTGGAAGCTGGTTTATTTTGGGCTTTTAGTAATATCAGTATGATTTCTAAAATGTTATTGGCAAAGGGAGAAAATTTAGACTCGGTAATCTTTGATGTTTGGTGTAATGCGGTGCAAAGATTTAAGAATTAA
- the mysB gene encoding O-methyltransferase MysB, with product MSATVNKPRAIAPLGILVEKLEQILQNAKNTEKSSQLVNDLQEAYEFASNLEPYLGEVSTTQSGALANLAEKTAQEDWSKLFAEGATPFELEQEMLSGHIEGQMLQIFVKMLGAKNVLEIGMFTGYSALAMAEALPDDGKVIACEVDDYVAKFAQECFSHSPHGEKITVKVAPALDTMAELAQEDKNFDLVFIDANKKEYKDYFNLLLDKKLVSPGCLIVVDNTLYQGQVYLPESKRTENGQAIHEFNQMVAQDERVQQVLLPLRDGLTVIRVN from the coding sequence ATGTCCGCAACTGTTAACAAACCAAGGGCGATCGCACCGTTGGGCATTTTAGTCGAAAAATTAGAGCAAATATTACAAAATGCAAAGAATACTGAGAAATCCTCTCAGCTAGTGAATGATTTGCAAGAAGCCTACGAATTCGCTTCAAACTTAGAACCCTACTTAGGAGAAGTATCGACCACCCAATCAGGGGCGCTCGCCAACCTTGCCGAGAAAACAGCCCAAGAAGATTGGAGCAAACTATTTGCAGAAGGGGCAACCCCCTTTGAACTAGAACAGGAAATGCTCTCTGGGCATATCGAAGGGCAAATGTTACAAATTTTTGTCAAAATGTTAGGGGCAAAAAACGTCCTTGAAATTGGAATGTTTACAGGTTACTCCGCCCTAGCCATGGCAGAAGCCCTCCCCGATGATGGCAAAGTAATCGCCTGTGAAGTAGATGACTACGTCGCCAAATTTGCTCAGGAGTGTTTTTCTCACTCTCCCCATGGTGAAAAAATCACCGTAAAAGTAGCCCCTGCCCTCGATACCATGGCAGAATTAGCCCAAGAAGATAAAAATTTCGATTTAGTCTTTATCGATGCCAACAAGAAAGAATACAAAGATTATTTTAATTTATTGCTAGACAAAAAATTGGTAAGTCCTGGATGCTTAATTGTTGTAGATAACACCCTATATCAAGGACAAGTTTACTTGCCAGAATCTAAACGTACAGAAAATGGTCAAGCTATCCATGAATTTAATCAAATGGTAGCCCAAGATGAACGGGTACAACAGGTATTATTACCCTTGCGGGATGGTTTGACGGTTATTCGAGTTAATTAA